One segment of Fimbriiglobus ruber DNA contains the following:
- a CDS encoding DUF1559 domain-containing protein has protein sequence MFYRDAREPGRARPGFTLIELLVVIAIIAILIGLLLPAVQKVREAAARAKCQNNMKQIGIGLHNYHGTMGYFPPGEVAPANSSVLLGVGPLPFLLPYIEQTAAYSQVTQAVLTGQQNWWGDSTNNVAAQQQISIFQCPSDNVAAGGETGGVILNYNINTAGGLGIGYVFGGGGNTCGRTNYIANGGAFGHSTDPNFGAYGGPFYRGSMTRITDITDGSSNTIGYAETLGGNGGIGGPRDYTYPYMSPGYMISGFDLEVPPTWATFGSKHTGVVQFTFCDGSVRPIRSLGSSNAGFYSSQWWAFQQAAGMADGQVIDWSQLN, from the coding sequence ATGTTTTATCGTGACGCGCGCGAACCAGGGCGGGCACGCCCGGGGTTCACCCTGATCGAACTGTTGGTGGTGATCGCGATTATTGCCATCCTGATCGGCCTGCTGCTGCCGGCCGTGCAGAAAGTCCGCGAGGCGGCTGCCCGGGCCAAGTGCCAAAACAACATGAAGCAGATCGGTATCGGCCTCCACAACTACCACGGCACGATGGGTTACTTCCCGCCGGGTGAAGTCGCCCCGGCGAACTCATCCGTCCTCCTCGGGGTCGGCCCGCTGCCGTTCCTCCTCCCGTACATCGAGCAAACGGCCGCTTACAGCCAGGTCACGCAGGCCGTCCTGACCGGTCAACAAAACTGGTGGGGTGACTCCACGAACAACGTCGCCGCCCAGCAGCAGATTTCGATCTTTCAGTGCCCGTCGGACAACGTCGCCGCGGGCGGCGAAACGGGTGGGGTGATCCTGAACTACAACATCAACACGGCCGGCGGACTCGGGATCGGGTACGTCTTCGGCGGCGGCGGAAACACCTGCGGGCGGACCAACTACATCGCCAACGGCGGGGCCTTCGGCCACTCGACTGATCCCAACTTCGGTGCCTACGGCGGCCCGTTCTACCGGGGTTCCATGACCCGCATCACGGACATCACCGACGGCAGCTCGAACACGATCGGGTACGCCGAGACCCTCGGCGGCAACGGCGGGATCGGCGGCCCCCGCGACTACACGTACCCGTACATGAGCCCCGGGTACATGATCTCGGGCTTCGACCTCGAAGTCCCGCCCACTTGGGCGACGTTCGGGAGTAAGCACACCGGGGTCGTCCAATTCACCTTCTGCGACGGGTCGGTCCGCCCGATCCGCAGCCTCGGCAGCTCGAACGCCGGGTTTTACTCAAGCCAGTGGTGGGCGTTCCAGCAGGCGGCCGGGATGGCCGACGGCCAGGTCATCGACTGGTCGCAGCTCAACTAA
- a CDS encoding FadR/GntR family transcriptional regulator, with translation MQNTTAKIHPDVARLIEYISSRKLAVGERLPPIKELAKEFGVQPHAVRDSVLQAQTMGLLHVRPRSGVYVRSVNFTSLVGAFSRMLPVELVERDASLLDVLEARRLIESELAGVAAARRRLTDLVPVRDALQQMYTDVADYERYVQCNEDFHLRIAGIAGNQVLLIVLRQLTSLMRGVLLEHRPANWQDVRSAKREIDVREHEAIYNALLAGDAPAARAAMQTHLRDTTESLVPKYVECGASAVAGSPSNLPQPVAPQSNNPQPAA, from the coding sequence ATGCAAAACACGACAGCCAAGATTCATCCCGATGTCGCACGACTGATCGAGTACATCTCCAGTCGCAAATTGGCGGTCGGTGAGCGACTGCCGCCGATCAAGGAATTGGCGAAGGAGTTCGGCGTCCAACCCCACGCCGTCCGGGACTCCGTCCTCCAGGCCCAAACGATGGGCCTGCTGCACGTCCGCCCGCGGTCCGGGGTCTACGTCCGGTCGGTGAATTTCACGTCTCTGGTCGGCGCGTTTTCGCGGATGCTCCCGGTGGAGCTGGTCGAGAGGGATGCCAGCCTGCTCGACGTTCTGGAGGCCCGCCGGTTGATCGAGTCGGAACTGGCCGGGGTGGCCGCGGCCCGCCGCCGGTTGACCGACCTCGTCCCCGTCCGGGACGCGCTCCAGCAGATGTACACCGACGTCGCCGACTACGAGCGGTACGTTCAGTGCAACGAGGATTTCCACCTGCGGATCGCCGGGATCGCCGGCAACCAGGTGCTGCTGATCGTGCTCCGCCAGCTGACCAGCCTGATGCGGGGCGTGCTGCTCGAGCACCGACCGGCGAACTGGCAGGACGTGCGGAGCGCGAAGCGGGAGATCGACGTCCGGGAGCACGAGGCGATTTACAACGCCCTCCTGGCCGGCGACGCGCCCGCGGCCCGGGCCGCCATGCAGACCCACCTCCGCGACACGACCGAAAGTCTAGTACCCAAGTACGTCGAGTGCGGGGCGTCCGCGGTCGCCGGCTCGCCGTCGAATCTCCCCCAACCCGTTGCCCCGCAATCGAATAACCCGCAACCTGCCGCGTGA
- a CDS encoding basic secretory protein-like protein, producing MRSARTWFVGGLAVALAVSSLCSAARAEDAPKKAIAPAAKKAAPPALAVTIEGPVDPALAPVAGDLIKLFYECYPKLLTRFDHPDRPAPRRIRIVFDAKLDIPAYCAGDTVTVSGKWLREHPADVGLLTHELTHAVQAYPSPNPGWLTEGIADYARNLYGPKEPANGWRLPRLRGEKGYTAGYGATAKFLTWVEGKHPGAVDKLHRAMQDGKYDPAIWKEVTGQDIDTLWGECLRDQPEKAAPKSR from the coding sequence ATGCGAAGCGCCAGGACGTGGTTCGTCGGCGGGCTCGCGGTCGCCCTCGCGGTCAGCTCCCTTTGTTCGGCGGCCCGCGCGGAGGACGCCCCGAAAAAGGCGATCGCCCCGGCGGCGAAGAAGGCCGCGCCGCCCGCCCTGGCGGTGACCATCGAGGGCCCGGTCGACCCGGCACTGGCCCCGGTCGCCGGCGACCTGATCAAACTGTTTTACGAGTGTTACCCGAAGCTCTTGACCCGCTTCGACCACCCGGACCGTCCGGCCCCCCGGCGGATTCGCATCGTGTTCGACGCGAAACTCGACATCCCGGCCTACTGCGCCGGCGATACGGTGACGGTCAGCGGCAAGTGGCTCCGGGAACACCCGGCCGACGTCGGTTTATTGACCCACGAACTGACCCACGCGGTGCAGGCTTACCCGTCGCCCAACCCGGGATGGCTGACCGAGGGGATCGCGGACTACGCCCGGAACCTGTACGGCCCGAAAGAGCCAGCGAACGGCTGGCGACTGCCGCGGCTCCGCGGGGAGAAAGGGTACACGGCCGGGTACGGGGCGACGGCCAAGTTCCTGACGTGGGTGGAAGGCAAACACCCAGGGGCGGTCGACAAGCTGCACCGGGCGATGCAAGACGGGAAGTACGACCCCGCGATCTGGAAAGAAGTCACCGGCCAGGACATCGACACCCTCTGGGGCGAGTGCCTCCGCGACCAGCCCGAAAAAGCGGCACCCAAATCCCGCTGA
- a CDS encoding TIGR02996 domain-containing protein: protein MDERDALLRVVVAAPDDDLPRLVLADYLEERGEEGYAAFIRTQVELARAAEWEPPAVDCRHHRRDALARGTPWRGYLPPVDGARLEWHPDDGFRRGFGWGLVVRDMAAFASHADRLFAAAPVAALYLPTATLDDWRWFAAQPWLPRVKRIHFYGLSTPIEPVRELSASPLATGVEDMMFGKASSPAMPEILAGLFRSPIGGRLRRIALHVASDDLDELIDTLAELPPGAPLERLELVTVSLTPDLARRLAELPVVRTLAELDVRNCWLATAGVRALARALGADRPANSPATVLRLSHAHAASDGVIALARSENLAGLRALDLSGNRLTGRALRVLCRADAPAGLRALSVATNPLGDEAVAAVIAARFWPTLVELDLRRTRMTDTGAARLLAAPVPAGLTALLLDGNPVSPEMCAALRGHFGDRVSVGATGAGNGLD, encoded by the coding sequence GTGGACGAACGGGACGCCTTGCTCCGGGTCGTGGTCGCGGCCCCGGACGACGATCTGCCGCGGCTCGTCCTGGCCGATTATCTGGAAGAACGAGGCGAAGAAGGCTACGCGGCGTTCATTCGCACGCAGGTCGAACTCGCCCGGGCGGCCGAGTGGGAACCGCCTGCCGTCGATTGTCGCCACCACCGCCGCGACGCACTGGCCCGCGGGACGCCCTGGCGGGGCTACCTTCCCCCGGTCGACGGCGCCCGGCTGGAGTGGCACCCGGACGACGGGTTCCGCCGCGGATTCGGCTGGGGCCTGGTCGTCCGCGACATGGCCGCGTTCGCGTCCCACGCCGACCGGCTGTTCGCCGCCGCCCCGGTCGCCGCCTTGTACCTGCCGACGGCGACGCTCGACGACTGGCGGTGGTTCGCCGCCCAGCCGTGGCTCCCCCGCGTCAAGCGGATTCACTTCTACGGCCTCTCCACCCCGATCGAGCCGGTCCGCGAACTGAGCGCATCTCCCTTGGCGACCGGGGTCGAGGATATGATGTTCGGGAAGGCGAGCAGCCCGGCGATGCCGGAGATTCTGGCCGGTCTGTTCCGGTCCCCGATCGGCGGGCGGCTCCGCCGGATCGCCCTCCACGTCGCATCGGACGACCTGGACGAGTTGATCGACACGCTCGCCGAACTTCCGCCCGGAGCCCCGCTGGAACGGCTCGAACTGGTCACGGTCAGCCTGACGCCCGACCTCGCCCGGCGGCTGGCCGAACTGCCGGTGGTCCGCACGCTGGCCGAACTCGACGTCCGCAACTGCTGGCTGGCGACCGCCGGGGTGCGGGCGCTCGCCCGGGCCCTCGGGGCGGACCGCCCGGCGAATTCTCCCGCGACGGTCCTGCGGCTGAGCCACGCGCACGCGGCTAGTGATGGCGTGATCGCGCTCGCCCGGAGCGAGAATCTGGCCGGCTTACGGGCACTCGACTTGAGTGGGAACAGGCTGACCGGCCGGGCGCTGCGGGTCTTGTGCCGAGCGGACGCGCCGGCCGGCTTGCGGGCGTTGTCCGTGGCCACCAACCCGCTCGGGGACGAGGCCGTCGCTGCCGTCATTGCCGCGCGGTTCTGGCCGACCCTGGTCGAACTCGACCTGCGGCGGACGCGAATGACCGACACCGGGGCCGCGCGCCTGCTAGCGGCCCCGGTCCCGGCCGGCTTGACGGCCTTGTTGTTGGACGGAAATCCCGTCAGCCCGGAGATGTGTGCCGCGCTCCGCGGCCACTTCGGGGACCGCGTGAGCGTGGGTGCGACGGGCGCGGGGAACGGGCTCGATTGA
- a CDS encoding DUF1559 domain-containing protein, protein MFSTLRGTGRRAGFTLIELLVVIAIIAILIGLLLPAVQKVREAAARTQCTNNLKQMSLAFHGYHDVYGYLPPGSSGPMNPDGSFPAAFADPSYGSSLPWGHFSWAAVILPFVEQTNLFNSINFTVPAYADSIWESSSNSTPSNRGPAGSTVNKPAALNMPKLFVCPSSRRGSSDPSATTHKDYAVNGGTNNVCCPERTQSSNDGLSFVNAKIKMTDITDGTSNTYMLLEKSNYPDHSWLVDGYGSNHFFWVHHPSQGYVVSQPATNASGQAAAQYTPNVDSFNNRATEGYHTGGVMVTMADGHAQFISNSINPVTHNSLFTRAGGEVLGNY, encoded by the coding sequence ATGTTCTCCACACTGCGCGGGACCGGTCGTCGGGCCGGGTTCACACTCATCGAATTGTTGGTGGTGATCGCGATTATCGCGATCCTGATCGGGCTCCTCTTGCCCGCGGTCCAAAAAGTCCGCGAGGCCGCTGCCCGGACGCAGTGTACGAACAATCTCAAGCAAATGTCCCTGGCCTTCCACGGCTACCACGATGTCTACGGCTATCTCCCCCCGGGGAGCAGCGGACCGATGAACCCTGATGGTTCTTTCCCGGCCGCGTTTGCCGACCCGTCTTATGGTAGTAGCCTGCCGTGGGGACACTTCAGCTGGGCGGCCGTCATCCTGCCGTTCGTCGAGCAAACGAACCTGTTCAACTCGATCAACTTCACGGTTCCCGCGTACGCGGACTCGATTTGGGAATCGAGTTCCAACAGTACCCCGTCCAACCGGGGGCCAGCCGGCAGCACGGTGAACAAGCCTGCCGCCTTGAACATGCCCAAACTGTTCGTGTGCCCGTCCTCCCGTCGTGGGTCCTCGGACCCGTCGGCCACAACGCACAAAGACTACGCGGTCAATGGTGGAACGAACAACGTTTGCTGCCCCGAGCGCACTCAGAGCAGCAACGACGGGCTGTCCTTTGTCAACGCAAAAATCAAAATGACCGACATCACGGACGGCACGAGCAACACATACATGCTCCTCGAAAAGAGCAACTATCCGGACCACAGCTGGTTGGTCGACGGCTACGGCTCGAATCACTTCTTCTGGGTCCACCACCCGTCCCAGGGGTACGTCGTGTCGCAACCCGCCACGAACGCAAGCGGTCAGGCTGCGGCACAATACACACCCAACGTCGACTCGTTTAACAACCGCGCTACGGAAGGCTACCACACTGGCGGGGTGATGGTGACCATGGCAGACGGGCACGCCCAGTTCATCTCGAACAGCATTAATCCGGTAACCCACAACTCATTGTTCACGCGCGCCGGTGGCGAGGTTCTGGGTAACTACTAA